One genomic region from Conexibacter woesei DSM 14684 encodes:
- a CDS encoding phage tail protein, with translation MTDPFVAEIRIFAGNFAPKGWALCNGQLMPISQNTALFSLLGTMYGGDGKSTFALPDLQDRAPLHATNEGDYYQGAPGGTDTVQLLLSEIALHNHTLNAAAADAANLTQPAPNRVLARSSGGSAYQRDTTANLTPMAQEAVGFGGSGLPHSNMQPYLVLTFIIALQGIFPPRG, from the coding sequence GTGACCGATCCCTTCGTCGCGGAGATCCGCATCTTCGCCGGCAACTTCGCGCCGAAAGGCTGGGCGCTGTGCAATGGCCAGCTGATGCCGATCTCGCAGAACACAGCCCTCTTCTCACTGCTCGGGACGATGTACGGCGGCGACGGCAAGTCGACGTTCGCGCTGCCCGACCTGCAGGACCGGGCGCCGCTGCACGCGACCAACGAGGGCGACTACTACCAGGGGGCCCCGGGCGGCACCGACACGGTCCAGCTGCTGCTGAGCGAGATCGCGCTGCACAACCACACGCTCAACGCCGCCGCCGCCGACGCCGCGAACCTGACGCAGCCGGCGCCCAACCGCGTGCTCGCACGCTCCTCCGGCGGCAGCGCGTACCAGAGAGACACGACCGCCAACCTGACGCCGATGGCGCAGGAGGCGGTCGGATTCGGCGGCAGCGGCCTGCCGCACAGCAACATGCAGCCGTATCTCGTGCTGACGTTCATCATCGCGCTGCAAGGGATCTTCCCCCCACGGGGATGA
- a CDS encoding GAF domain-containing sensor histidine kinase, whose amino-acid sequence MADEPLDEARLRRLIAVGRSLVQQLDLEALLAQIVAVAREVTGARYAAIGVLDEARAELERFLTRGIDEATRDLIGDPPRGHGILGVLIRDPRPVRLADLGDDPRSYGFPPHHPPMHSFLGVPIVVRGRAWGNLYLTDKEGGEFAAADEEAAVILADWAAVAIDNAGRFERQRLRDTMAAAEQERRRWARELHDETLQGLGGLQVLLSSALRRSSEPSQVEGAVRAAVEEIGTEIEKLRTLITELRPAALDELGLEPALESLAGRVAAVEGIVVTSEVVLADGERRRLPPDLETAVYRLVQEALTNAVKHARAERVDVRVTERDGCVELTVRDDGAGFDVGAPRAGFGLLGMEERVALAGGTLAVQSRPGAGTTIRATLSGATPRP is encoded by the coding sequence ATGGCGGACGAGCCACTTGACGAAGCGCGCCTGCGGCGGCTGATCGCGGTCGGCCGGTCGCTCGTGCAGCAGCTCGACCTGGAGGCGCTGCTGGCGCAGATCGTCGCCGTCGCGCGCGAGGTCACGGGCGCCCGCTACGCGGCGATCGGCGTGCTCGACGAGGCGCGCGCCGAGCTGGAGCGCTTCCTCACGCGCGGGATCGACGAAGCCACCCGCGACCTGATCGGCGACCCGCCGCGCGGGCACGGGATCCTCGGCGTGCTGATCAGAGACCCGCGTCCGGTGCGGCTCGCCGATCTCGGCGACGATCCGCGCTCGTACGGCTTCCCGCCGCACCACCCGCCGATGCACAGCTTCCTCGGCGTCCCGATCGTCGTGCGCGGCCGCGCCTGGGGCAATCTCTACCTGACCGACAAGGAGGGCGGCGAGTTCGCCGCCGCCGACGAGGAGGCGGCGGTGATCCTCGCCGACTGGGCTGCGGTCGCGATCGACAACGCCGGCCGCTTCGAGCGGCAGCGGCTGCGCGACACGATGGCGGCGGCCGAGCAGGAGCGCCGCCGCTGGGCGCGCGAGCTGCACGACGAGACGCTGCAGGGGCTCGGCGGGCTGCAGGTGCTGCTGTCCTCGGCGCTGCGCCGCAGCAGCGAGCCGTCGCAGGTGGAGGGCGCCGTGCGTGCCGCGGTCGAGGAGATCGGGACCGAGATCGAGAAGCTGCGCACGCTGATCACCGAGCTGCGCCCGGCGGCGCTCGACGAGCTCGGCCTCGAGCCGGCGCTGGAGAGCCTGGCCGGCCGCGTCGCGGCGGTCGAGGGGATCGTCGTCACGAGCGAGGTCGTGCTCGCCGACGGCGAGCGGCGCCGTCTCCCGCCCGACCTCGAGACGGCCGTCTACCGGCTCGTCCAGGAGGCGCTGACCAACGCGGTCAAGCACGCGCGCGCCGAGCGGGTCGACGTGCGCGTGACCGAGCGGGACGGCTGCGTCGAGCTGACGGTGCGCGACGACGGCGCCGGCTTCGACGTCGGGGCGCCGCGCGCCGGCTTCGGCCTGCTGGGGATGGAGGAGCGCGTCGCGCTGGCGGGCGGCACGCTCGCGGTGCAGAGCAGACCGGGCGCGGGCACGACGATCCGCGCGACGCTCAGCGGCGCTACGCCGCGACCCTGA
- a CDS encoding phage tail protein: MSEPFIGEIRQMSFNFNPRGWALCNGQLLPIAQNQALFSILGTTYGGDGRVNFALPDLRGRVPVHTGSVHSLGERSGTEGIQLQPNEIPPHQHGLMASTTGGDNVIPSILATAGNTYNRPANLIQIGASAPNGPSIGPAGSAPHQNMMPYLVITFCIALVGIFPSRN; encoded by the coding sequence ATGTCGGAGCCCTTCATCGGCGAGATTCGCCAGATGTCGTTCAACTTCAACCCGCGTGGTTGGGCGCTCTGCAACGGGCAGCTGCTGCCGATCGCCCAGAACCAGGCGCTGTTCTCGATCCTCGGGACGACCTACGGCGGCGACGGCAGGGTCAACTTCGCGCTGCCCGACCTGCGCGGCCGCGTGCCGGTGCACACCGGCAGCGTCCACTCGCTCGGAGAGCGATCCGGGACCGAGGGGATCCAGCTCCAGCCGAACGAGATCCCGCCGCACCAGCACGGGCTGATGGCCTCGACCACCGGCGGCGACAACGTGATCCCGTCGATACTGGCGACCGCCGGCAACACCTACAACAGACCGGCGAACCTGATCCAGATCGGCGCGAGCGCCCCGAACGGCCCGAGCATCGGGCCGGCCGGCTCAGCGCCGCACCAGAACATGATGCCGTACCTCGTCATCACGTTCTGCATCGCGCTCGTCGGCATCTTCCCGTCCCGGAACTGA
- a CDS encoding phage tail protein: protein MSQPFVGEIRMFGGNFAPAGWMFCEGQTLPISEYDVLFNLIGTTYGGDGQETFSLPNVGGRVALHQGTGPGTSPRIIGETGGVPEVTLTSGQLGSHTHALMGSTDAGSTPNPGGAVLATGSTIQVYRQTNPGARMAANAITSVGGSQPHENRQPYLPIRFIISLFGIYPTQG, encoded by the coding sequence ATGTCTCAACCATTCGTCGGAGAGATCCGCATGTTCGGCGGCAACTTCGCGCCGGCCGGGTGGATGTTCTGCGAGGGCCAGACGCTCCCGATCTCCGAGTACGACGTGCTCTTCAACCTGATCGGCACGACCTACGGCGGCGACGGGCAGGAGACGTTCAGCCTGCCGAACGTCGGCGGCCGCGTCGCGCTCCACCAGGGCACCGGGCCGGGCACCAGTCCGCGGATAATCGGCGAGACGGGCGGCGTGCCCGAGGTCACGCTGACGTCCGGCCAGCTCGGCAGCCACACGCATGCGCTGATGGGCAGCACCGACGCGGGCAGCACACCGAACCCGGGCGGCGCCGTGCTCGCGACGGGGTCGACGATCCAGGTCTACCGGCAGACCAACCCCGGGGCGAGAATGGCCGCCAACGCCATCACGTCGGTTGGGGGCAGCCAGCCGCACGAGAATCGCCAGCCGTACCTGCCGATCCGGTTCATCATCTCGCTCTTCGGGATCTACCCGACTCAGGGCTGA
- a CDS encoding acyltransferase family protein gives MTSRSLAPTSRAADGATSRAADRATSRAAAIDGARGLAALSVLAFHAWLYTRVDVSAGARETALDYAMHELRLGLVLFFVLSGFLLWRPFAAAARGGRPRPGTREYLVRRGARVLPAYYLALVGSIVLLWGAAETPGVRLPDAELLPLFLVFGQNFNVGSVMKLDPPMWTLAVEVTFYLLLPLVAVLALRLPRARVVQALVPLGLLAFGVWWNHRIAGGGSIVAGKLLPAMLPYFALGMLTALALDGRRPLRRAAAYALLAAGLLLVLGDALWQADGVASRSTSYAYRIWRDLPAAAGFALVVAVAAGSAGAGTALLRLRPLVAFGTISYGVYLWHVPLLLVARHLGLLPLHTFPAFVLVLALTVPVAAASWRWVERPAIDRARDVTRRWRGPADSAARRGAGRGEPSAAQR, from the coding sequence ATGACCTCCCGCTCTCTCGCACCCACGAGCCGCGCTGCGGACGGCGCCACGAGCCGCGCTGCCGACCGCGCCACGAGCCGCGCTGCCGCGATCGACGGCGCGCGCGGCCTCGCTGCGCTCTCCGTGCTGGCGTTCCACGCCTGGCTCTACACCCGTGTGGACGTCTCGGCCGGCGCGCGCGAGACGGCGCTCGACTACGCGATGCACGAGCTGCGGCTCGGGCTCGTGCTGTTCTTCGTGCTGTCGGGCTTCCTGCTGTGGCGGCCGTTCGCCGCCGCCGCCCGCGGAGGCCGGCCGCGCCCCGGCACGCGCGAGTACCTCGTCCGCCGCGGCGCGCGCGTGCTGCCGGCTTACTACCTCGCGCTCGTCGGCTCGATCGTGCTGCTGTGGGGGGCCGCGGAGACGCCCGGCGTCCGGCTGCCCGACGCCGAGCTGCTGCCGCTGTTCCTCGTCTTCGGCCAGAACTTCAACGTCGGCTCGGTGATGAAGCTCGACCCGCCGATGTGGACGCTCGCGGTCGAGGTGACGTTCTACCTGCTGCTCCCGCTCGTCGCCGTGCTCGCGCTGCGGCTGCCGCGCGCCCGCGTCGTCCAGGCGCTGGTGCCGCTCGGCCTGCTCGCGTTCGGAGTCTGGTGGAACCACCGGATCGCGGGCGGCGGCTCGATCGTCGCGGGCAAGCTGCTGCCCGCGATGCTGCCGTACTTCGCGCTCGGCATGCTGACGGCGCTCGCGCTCGACGGCCGCCGGCCGCTGCGTCGCGCCGCCGCGTACGCGCTGCTCGCGGCGGGGCTGCTGCTCGTGCTCGGCGACGCGCTCTGGCAGGCCGACGGCGTCGCCTCCAGATCGACCTCGTACGCCTACCGGATCTGGCGCGACCTGCCGGCGGCGGCCGGCTTCGCGCTCGTCGTCGCCGTCGCGGCGGGCAGCGCCGGCGCCGGGACCGCGCTGCTGCGGCTGCGCCCGCTCGTCGCGTTCGGGACGATCTCCTACGGCGTCTACCTGTGGCACGTGCCACTGCTGCTCGTCGCCCGCCACCTCGGCCTGCTGCCGCTGCACACCTTCCCGGCGTTCGTGCTCGTGCTCGCGCTGACGGTCCCGGTCGCCGCCGCCAGCTGGCGCTGGGTCGAACGGCCGGCGATCGACCGCGCGCGCGACGTCACCCGCCGCTGGCGCGGCCCGGCCGACAGCGCGGCGCGGCGCGGCGCCGGGCGCGGCGAGCCGAGCGCCGCGCAGCGGTGA
- a CDS encoding helix-turn-helix transcriptional regulator: protein MGAMLRQLRTRAGITQRELAARDGLHRNYLGALERGTVANPGLATATRLARALDVSVSVLAESFVRPAPAGRTAVRRGGVPAAERVPGASEPGAPALGRALRLLRRRRELTRAALADATGMHKNYIGSLEEGAIASPGLLTLTRLVHGLHGSAARDTDALAASVGVLACVFAGEPVLVRVAA, encoded by the coding sequence ATGGGCGCCATGCTGCGCCAGCTGCGGACCCGCGCCGGCATAACGCAGCGCGAGCTCGCGGCGCGCGACGGCCTCCACCGCAACTACCTCGGCGCGCTCGAGCGCGGCACCGTCGCGAACCCCGGCCTGGCGACCGCGACCCGGCTCGCGCGCGCACTCGACGTCAGCGTCTCCGTGCTGGCCGAGAGCTTCGTCCGCCCGGCGCCCGCCGGCCGTACCGCCGTCCGGCGCGGCGGGGTCCCGGCGGCGGAGCGCGTGCCCGGAGCATCCGAGCCGGGAGCGCCGGCGCTCGGACGCGCACTGCGGCTGCTGCGACGCCGTCGCGAGCTGACGCGCGCGGCGCTCGCCGACGCGACCGGCATGCACAAGAACTACATCGGCAGCCTCGAAGAGGGCGCGATCGCGAGCCCCGGCCTGCTGACGCTGACGCGCCTCGTGCACGGCCTGCATGGCAGCGCCGCGCGCGACACGGATGCGCTCGCGGCGAGCGTCGGCGTGCTCGCGTGCGTGTTCGCCGGCGAGCCGGTGCTCGTCAGGGTCGCGGCGTAG